A part of Amycolatopsis camponoti genomic DNA contains:
- a CDS encoding PucR family transcriptional regulator, which yields MTTVKTLLGLPGLRLRPLAGADLLDRPVTRIYVTELPDPGRYLSAGELVLSGLLWWRRPGDAEPFVAALARAGAAALAASGADSGGIPAEVVEACERHRIPLLEVPTDLSFSVITEQVVLALAAASESARKRLQAAADAPVETLLESASAELGLPCWVLSGLGRVVAGAAPLPVPAPDVVRRYAAKESGSLTVVPVEGRHAVPWLIAVGGPLSTAQAELAEELSGLVGVTRARMADPEPDLPGEARVVALRTEGSDESRDVLRELLPDGLLLKSTGDTSFAATTSSPSPAELSTVEPLVRASRILCGVSDPAPREEARDVAGYALAVAARRTGRVVVVPAGEVDAHELLLAGAPDGLRAALRRRVLGPLLEYDAEQHTDLVHTVRVFLECSGSPTRAAKALHVHVNTLRYRIGRAGELLGADLTEFTDQLDVYLALRAGDQAG from the coding sequence ATGACGACCGTGAAAACTCTGCTGGGCCTGCCGGGGCTGCGGCTGCGCCCGCTGGCCGGGGCCGACCTCCTCGACCGGCCGGTGACGCGCATCTACGTCACGGAGCTGCCCGATCCCGGACGCTACCTGTCGGCGGGCGAGCTGGTGCTGTCCGGCCTGCTCTGGTGGCGGCGCCCGGGTGACGCCGAGCCGTTCGTGGCCGCGCTGGCCAGGGCGGGCGCCGCGGCGCTGGCCGCGTCCGGCGCCGACTCCGGCGGCATCCCCGCCGAGGTCGTCGAGGCCTGCGAGCGGCACCGGATCCCGCTGCTGGAAGTGCCCACCGACCTGTCGTTCTCGGTGATCACCGAGCAGGTGGTGCTGGCGCTCGCGGCTGCGTCGGAGAGCGCGCGCAAACGTTTGCAGGCCGCCGCGGACGCGCCCGTGGAGACGTTGCTCGAGAGCGCGTCGGCGGAGCTCGGGCTGCCGTGCTGGGTGCTGTCGGGGCTCGGCCGGGTGGTCGCCGGGGCGGCGCCGCTCCCGGTGCCGGCGCCGGACGTCGTCCGCCGGTACGCGGCGAAGGAGTCCGGGTCGCTGACGGTGGTCCCGGTCGAGGGGCGGCACGCCGTGCCGTGGCTGATCGCCGTCGGCGGCCCCCTGAGCACGGCGCAGGCCGAGCTGGCCGAAGAGCTTTCCGGGCTCGTGGGGGTCACCCGGGCCCGCATGGCCGACCCCGAACCCGACTTGCCCGGCGAAGCGCGCGTCGTCGCGTTGCGGACCGAAGGCAGCGACGAGAGCCGGGACGTCCTGCGCGAGCTGCTGCCGGACGGGCTCCTGCTCAAGTCCACAGGGGACACTTCCTTCGCGGCGACCACCTCGTCGCCGTCACCGGCCGAACTGTCCACTGTGGAACCACTGGTGCGGGCCTCGCGGATCCTGTGCGGCGTCAGCGATCCCGCGCCCCGCGAGGAGGCGCGCGACGTCGCGGGTTACGCGCTGGCCGTGGCGGCCCGGCGGACGGGACGCGTCGTGGTCGTGCCGGCCGGCGAGGTGGACGCGCACGAACTGCTGCTGGCCGGAGCCCCGGACGGGCTCCGCGCGGCGCTTCGCCGCCGGGTGCTCGGACCGCTCCTCGAGTACGACGCCGAGCAGCACACGGACCTGGTGCACACGGTGCGGGTGTTCCTGGAGTGCTCGGGCTCGCCGACGCGGGCGGCGAAGGCGCTGCACGTCCACGTCAACACGCTGCGCTACCGCATCGGCCGGGCGGGCGAGCTGCTCGGCGCGGACCTGACCGAGTTCACCGACCAGCTCGACGTCTACCTCGCGTTGCGCGCCGGCGACCAGGCAGGATGA
- a CDS encoding 8-oxoguanine deaminase, with the protein MRTLISGGAVATVSGEEYASGHVVVENDRIAEVGEGVYTGEFDERVDASGCLVTPGLINTHHHLYQWATRGMAADHTLFEWLVALYPVWGRLDAEITHAAGTAGMARLALTGCTTVADHHYVFPRDGGDQVAALAAARQRIGVRLHVVRGSMDRGESDGGLPPDNLVESTEEALTGTEAAIDRFHDSAPEAHLQIAAGPCSPFSVTERLMSGAAELARHKGVRLHTHLAETLDEEKQCLAEVGCTPAEYADKLGWLAEDVWLAHTIHLAPEAIRRFGATRTGSAHCPTSNGRIGAGIAPVRDLLDAGVAVGLGADGAASNESGGLGEELHQALLQARQRGGPRGLTTREALWMGTMGGARCLGRAADLGSIEPGKLADLAVWDLTGLNYAGITDPVAALVLGTTPPVRRLFVGGKAVVEDGTLREADEAGIASELAAASARLREGR; encoded by the coding sequence GTGAGGACGCTCATCTCCGGTGGCGCGGTCGCCACGGTCAGCGGTGAGGAATACGCGAGCGGTCACGTCGTCGTCGAGAACGACCGGATCGCCGAAGTCGGCGAAGGCGTCTACACCGGCGAGTTCGACGAGCGCGTCGACGCCTCGGGCTGCCTGGTCACGCCCGGCCTGATCAACACCCACCACCACCTCTACCAGTGGGCCACCCGCGGGATGGCCGCCGACCACACGCTGTTCGAGTGGCTGGTCGCCCTGTACCCGGTCTGGGGCCGGCTCGACGCGGAGATCACGCACGCCGCGGGCACCGCCGGGATGGCCCGGCTCGCCCTGACCGGGTGCACGACCGTCGCCGACCACCACTACGTCTTCCCCCGCGACGGCGGCGACCAGGTCGCCGCGCTGGCCGCGGCCCGGCAGCGGATCGGCGTCCGGCTGCACGTCGTGCGCGGGTCCATGGACCGCGGCGAGTCCGACGGCGGGCTGCCACCGGACAACCTCGTCGAGTCGACCGAAGAAGCGCTGACCGGCACCGAAGCCGCGATCGACCGCTTCCACGACTCCGCACCGGAAGCCCACCTGCAGATCGCCGCGGGCCCGTGCTCGCCGTTCTCGGTCACCGAGCGGCTGATGTCCGGCGCGGCCGAGCTGGCCCGCCACAAGGGCGTCCGCCTGCACACGCACCTCGCCGAGACCCTCGACGAGGAGAAGCAGTGCCTCGCCGAGGTCGGCTGCACGCCCGCCGAGTACGCCGACAAGCTGGGCTGGCTCGCGGAAGACGTCTGGCTCGCGCACACCATCCACCTCGCGCCCGAGGCGATCCGCCGCTTCGGCGCGACCCGCACCGGCTCGGCGCACTGCCCGACGTCCAACGGCCGCATCGGCGCCGGCATCGCCCCCGTCCGCGACCTGCTCGACGCGGGCGTGGCGGTCGGCCTCGGCGCCGACGGGGCCGCGTCCAACGAGTCCGGCGGCCTCGGCGAGGAGCTGCACCAGGCGTTGCTGCAGGCCCGCCAGCGCGGCGGCCCGCGCGGCCTCACCACGCGTGAGGCGTTGTGGATGGGCACCATGGGCGGTGCCCGCTGCCTGGGCCGGGCCGCCGACCTCGGGTCGATCGAACCCGGCAAGCTCGCCGACCTAGCCGTCTGGGACCTGACCGGCCTGAACTACGCGGGGATCACCGACCCGGTCGCGGCGCTCGTGCTCGGCACCACGCCGCCGGTGCGGCGCCTGTTCGTCGGCGGCAAGGCCGTCGTCGAGGACGGGACTCTGCGCGAGGCGGACGAAGCCGGGATCGCGTCGGAGCTCGCGGCCGCGAGCGCCCGGTTGAGGGAGGGCAGATGA
- a CDS encoding FAD binding domain-containing protein, producing the protein MEFLRPATLAEALALKAERPAAVPIAGGTDVMVELNFDYRRPEALLDLTRVAELTKWSTSDGTVQLGAGVPYARVIAELGESVPALAMASRTVGSPQIRNRGTVGGNLGAASPAGDTHPVLLALDARVEVASVRGTRVLRAEEFYVGVKRHALEPDELITAIHLPAHAGPQQFAKVGTRNAMVIAVCSFALALRDGQVGAAIGSAAPTPRHARDAEAFLAAELPWGSSEPLTDSLKRRFGELVAEAASPIDDVRGSAAYRKHALGVLARRTLTWAWDEHRTGERACA; encoded by the coding sequence GTGGAGTTCCTGCGTCCCGCGACGCTCGCCGAGGCACTGGCCCTCAAAGCCGAGCGGCCCGCCGCCGTGCCGATCGCCGGCGGCACCGACGTCATGGTCGAGCTGAACTTCGACTACCGGCGTCCCGAGGCCCTGCTCGACCTGACCCGGGTGGCCGAGCTGACGAAGTGGTCCACATCGGACGGCACTGTCCAGCTCGGCGCCGGCGTCCCGTACGCCCGCGTCATCGCTGAACTGGGTGAATCCGTCCCGGCGCTGGCCATGGCGTCACGCACGGTCGGCTCGCCCCAGATCCGCAACCGCGGCACGGTCGGCGGCAACCTCGGCGCGGCGTCACCCGCCGGGGACACCCACCCGGTGCTGCTGGCCCTGGACGCGCGGGTCGAGGTGGCCTCCGTCCGGGGGACCCGGGTCCTCCGCGCGGAGGAGTTCTACGTCGGGGTGAAACGCCACGCGCTCGAGCCGGACGAGCTGATCACCGCCATTCACCTGCCCGCGCACGCCGGGCCGCAGCAGTTCGCCAAGGTCGGGACGCGCAACGCCATGGTCATCGCGGTCTGCTCGTTCGCACTGGCCCTGCGCGACGGCCAGGTCGGTGCCGCGATCGGATCCGCCGCGCCGACCCCACGCCACGCCCGTGACGCCGAGGCGTTCCTCGCCGCGGAGCTGCCGTGGGGCTCGTCCGAACCGCTGACGGACTCGCTGAAGCGCCGCTTCGGCGAGCTGGTCGCCGAAGCGGCGTCGCCGATCGACGACGTCCGCGGCAGCGCCGCGTATCGGAAGCACGCGTTGGGGGTACTAGCCCGGCGTACGTTGACTTGGGCCTGGGACGAACACCGGACGGGGGAGCGCGCATGCGCCTGA
- a CDS encoding (2Fe-2S)-binding protein, which yields MRLNVEINGEQRQADDVWEGESLLYVLRERLGLPGSKNACEQGECGSCTVYLDSVPVCACLVAAGQAEGRAVRTVEGLADGDTLDPVQQSFVDAGAVQCGFCTPGLVVAAHDLLNRVPDPSDEEIREALAGNLCRCTGYEKILDAVRAVAKGPLGKDTVA from the coding sequence ATGCGCCTGAATGTCGAGATCAACGGCGAGCAACGGCAGGCGGACGACGTCTGGGAAGGGGAAAGCCTGCTCTACGTGCTGCGGGAGCGGCTCGGCCTGCCGGGCTCGAAGAACGCCTGTGAGCAGGGCGAATGCGGGTCCTGCACGGTCTACCTCGACAGCGTCCCGGTGTGCGCCTGCCTGGTCGCGGCCGGGCAGGCCGAGGGACGCGCGGTGCGCACGGTCGAGGGGCTGGCCGACGGCGACACGCTGGACCCCGTCCAGCAGTCCTTTGTGGACGCCGGCGCGGTCCAGTGTGGGTTCTGCACGCCTGGCCTGGTCGTCGCCGCGCACGACCTGCTGAACCGCGTGCCCGACCCGAGCGACGAGGAGATCCGCGAAGCCCTGGCCGGCAACCTGTGCCGCTGCACCGGCTATGAGAAGATCCTCGACGCGGTGCGCGCGGTCGCGAAGGGCCCTCTTGGAAAGGACACAGTCGCGTGA